In Candidatus Woesearchaeota archaeon, one genomic interval encodes:
- a CDS encoding photosystem reaction center subunit H has translation MLKMKRITECFDMKVFTDTGDYFGDVEESILAETKVFGWRVKATRNSYLNKVLGSAKGVIVPHQLVKAIGDIMIISKSAVPNYEGAE, from the coding sequence ATGTTGAAGATGAAGCGAATTACAGAGTGCTTTGACATGAAAGTGTTCACTGATACGGGAGACTACTTTGGCGACGTTGAGGAGTCCATCCTTGCTGAAACCAAGGTGTTTGGGTGGCGTGTAAAAGCGACGCGGAATTCATACTTGAATAAAGTGCTTGGTAGTGCGAAAGGAGTCATTGTCCCTCACCAGTTAGTTAAGGCAATTGGAGACATCATGATTATCTCGAAGTCTGCCGTGCCGAATTATGAGGGCGCCGAGTAA
- a CDS encoding histone family protein, whose product MTKRHLLPLAAMERLLKNAGAYRVSEDAKSALRDILEEYSQVLGEEAIKLAKHAGRKTVRATDIKLAQKTN is encoded by the coding sequence ATGACGAAACGACACCTGCTTCCTCTCGCAGCGATGGAACGACTCCTCAAAAACGCAGGAGCCTACAGGGTCTCAGAAGATGCGAAATCAGCACTCCGTGACATTCTGGAAGAATACTCGCAAGTCCTCGGAGAGGAAGCAATTAAGCTAGCCAAACACGCTGGCAGGAAAACCGTGCGAGCAACTGACATAAAACTCGCTCAGAAAACCAACTAA
- a CDS encoding class I SAM-dependent methyltransferase family protein: protein MKFLRVPKTDAEVTKSMLVSHGALDYATKAQSDESYVYFPIKEGAAVDDLDYPLIERDGLKKQPQTNLKEALAKKLSPEEQASLKTAYDLIGDIAIIEVDAKLQKKATLIAQTLLTLFPNIKAVYQKGKHEGPYRTQTLKHLAGEKRKETIHKENGVLLKLNVETVYFSPRLATERKRIAEQVEPGERVLVMFSGCAPYPCVIAKLAKPSEVIGIELNPQGHQFGLENVSLNKLQHVHLIQGDVRDKAPLLEGCFDRIVMPLPKAAETYLDVALPKIVQGGIIHLYQFVKEEMLHSRGEELKQAIKKEGFDASLLSAELCGQHAPGTFRVCYDIQIV from the coding sequence ATGAAATTTTTACGCGTCCCCAAAACAGATGCTGAAGTGACGAAGAGCATGCTCGTCAGCCACGGCGCTTTAGACTACGCGACGAAGGCACAGAGCGACGAATCCTACGTCTACTTCCCCATCAAAGAAGGCGCAGCAGTGGATGACCTCGACTACCCGCTTATCGAGCGCGACGGGCTGAAAAAACAACCACAAACCAACCTCAAAGAAGCACTAGCCAAAAAACTATCACCGGAGGAACAAGCAAGCCTCAAAACCGCCTATGACCTCATCGGCGACATCGCGATCATTGAAGTTGATGCCAAGCTCCAAAAAAAAGCAACCCTCATCGCGCAAACACTGTTAACACTCTTTCCCAACATCAAAGCAGTCTATCAAAAAGGAAAACACGAAGGCCCATACCGAACGCAAACCCTCAAACACCTCGCAGGAGAAAAACGAAAAGAAACAATCCACAAGGAAAACGGCGTCCTCCTCAAACTCAACGTCGAAACCGTCTACTTCTCACCCCGCCTCGCGACTGAACGCAAACGCATCGCAGAACAAGTAGAGCCCGGCGAACGAGTTCTTGTCATGTTTTCCGGATGCGCTCCTTATCCTTGCGTCATAGCCAAGCTCGCAAAACCTAGCGAAGTCATCGGCATCGAACTCAACCCCCAAGGCCACCAATTCGGACTCGAAAACGTCTCGCTCAACAAACTCCAACACGTCCACCTCATCCAAGGCGATGTCAGAGACAAAGCCCCCCTTCTTGAAGGGTGCTTTGACAGAATAGTCATGCCCCTGCCTAAAGCGGCAGAAACGTACCTCGACGTCGCACTTCCCAAAATCGTTCAAGGAGGCATCATTCACCTCTACCAATTCGTCAAAGAAGAAATGCTTCACTCTCGAGGTGAAGAGCTCAAACAAGCAATCAAAAAAGAAGGATTTGATGCAAGCCTTCTTTCTGCCGAACTCTGCGGCCAACACGCACCAGGAACCTTTCGCGTCTGCTACGACATACAAATAGTCTAA
- a CDS encoding EamA family transporter has translation MTVLANLLTTIASLPWYLLALTSAVLIAAATILTKHVLGHEHALEFSSVRALFNTALLLPLVPFLPWQTLTWQSVLLLYFIAVMTAAGILYRTKAQRHLQVSFTTPLQNFSPLFLLVISFFFLHETTTPLQLIGVFTMLAGAYLLQTTPHQSPLKPIQLFLTSKHVHYIVFAMIVLSLAQAVEKFFFNTFVGTSILLYLFLLWLFITINFLILEYFRFGIKDILPDIEKDWKWFLTIAAINIVSVTISLAAISQPSTKISLFIPVRRTSAFFVVLIGGKLFKEDNIPRKLLASTLMILGSVLIIL, from the coding sequence ATGACAGTACTCGCCAATCTCCTAACAACAATCGCGAGCCTTCCTTGGTATCTTCTCGCGCTTACCTCGGCAGTGCTCATCGCAGCAGCAACCATCCTCACCAAGCACGTCCTCGGCCACGAGCACGCCCTCGAGTTCAGCTCCGTCAGAGCACTCTTCAATACAGCCCTTCTCCTTCCCCTCGTCCCCTTCCTCCCTTGGCAAACCCTCACGTGGCAATCAGTCCTTCTTCTCTACTTCATCGCAGTAATGACTGCCGCAGGCATCCTCTACCGCACGAAAGCCCAACGGCACCTACAAGTCAGCTTCACCACTCCACTCCAAAACTTCAGCCCCCTCTTCCTTCTCGTCATCAGCTTTTTCTTCTTGCACGAAACAACAACCCCCCTTCAACTCATTGGCGTCTTCACCATGCTCGCCGGCGCATACCTCCTCCAAACCACCCCCCACCAATCACCACTCAAACCGATTCAACTCTTCCTCACCAGCAAACACGTCCACTACATCGTCTTCGCCATGATCGTCCTCAGCCTAGCCCAAGCAGTCGAAAAATTCTTCTTCAACACGTTTGTAGGAACATCCATTCTCCTCTACCTCTTCCTCCTCTGGCTCTTCATCACCATCAACTTTCTCATACTGGAATACTTCCGCTTCGGCATCAAAGACATCCTCCCCGACATTGAAAAAGATTGGAAGTGGTTCCTCACCATCGCGGCCATCAACATCGTCAGTGTCACCATCTCCCTGGCCGCGATAAGCCAGCCGTCAACGAAAATAAGCCTGTTCATACCCGTTCGGAGGACCAGCGCGTTCTTTGTCGTTCTCATCGGAGGAAAACTCTTCAAAGAAGACAACATCCCAAGAAAACTCCTCGCATCAACGCTAATGATTTTGGGAAGCGTCCTCATCATACTCTAG
- a CDS encoding glycosyltransferase family 2 protein: MNFGDALSYTSSFFGLYTLIFVFLTSLEDEAVRREKVWKKLPRVCIAVPCFNEEKRVGRTLESLLALDYPKDKLEIIAVDDGSTDGTLKVLKQFEKRGVRVVHKENGGKHTALNVALRMTSAEFFGGLDADSVVDPKALRRILRRFYADYVMAVTPAMKIESPNSILRKVQSVEFIVGILLREIFTKLGSQHVTPGPFTIYRRDFFEKFGPFKKAHLTEDIEIALRIQKNNFFIENAVDAYVFTHGPAKFAPLFRQRLRWFYGYLSNVLDYFDLLNPKKFGNLGFFVLPQSFLFIGLIILAIAYTGFRFVKNSYTQLLNAIAVHFDVLRLIRFNFEWFFVNTKPTMILSLFTLAGSFCIFLFARLLSRDRRRIGFDYALFLLLYWFLFGLWWAVAVWRKVFRMPIMWSEKQD, from the coding sequence ATGAATTTTGGCGATGCGCTCTCGTACACTTCGTCTTTTTTTGGGTTGTACACGTTGATTTTTGTTTTTCTGACGAGTTTGGAGGACGAAGCGGTTCGCAGAGAAAAAGTGTGGAAGAAGCTTCCGAGAGTTTGTATTGCTGTTCCTTGCTTTAATGAGGAGAAGCGGGTGGGCAGAACGCTTGAGTCCTTGCTTGCTTTAGATTACCCGAAGGACAAGTTGGAGATCATCGCGGTTGATGACGGGAGCACCGATGGGACGTTGAAGGTGTTGAAACAATTTGAAAAAAGAGGCGTTCGGGTGGTGCACAAAGAGAACGGGGGGAAGCACACTGCTCTCAACGTTGCTTTGAGAATGACTTCTGCAGAGTTCTTTGGCGGGTTGGACGCGGATTCTGTAGTTGATCCTAAGGCGTTGAGAAGAATTTTGCGCAGGTTTTATGCTGATTATGTTATGGCAGTCACGCCGGCCATGAAGATTGAGTCGCCGAATTCTATTTTGCGAAAGGTTCAAAGTGTTGAGTTTATTGTTGGCATTTTGCTTCGTGAAATATTCACCAAGCTTGGCAGTCAGCATGTAACGCCCGGGCCTTTCACGATTTATCGAAGGGACTTTTTTGAGAAGTTCGGTCCGTTCAAGAAGGCGCATCTCACCGAGGACATTGAGATTGCTTTGCGCATTCAAAAAAATAATTTTTTTATTGAGAACGCGGTCGATGCGTACGTGTTCACGCACGGCCCTGCCAAGTTCGCACCGCTTTTCAGGCAGCGATTGCGGTGGTTTTATGGTTATTTGAGTAACGTCCTAGATTATTTTGACTTATTAAATCCGAAGAAGTTCGGAAACTTGGGTTTTTTTGTCCTTCCTCAATCGTTTCTTTTTATTGGCTTAATTATCTTAGCTATCGCGTATACAGGCTTTCGTTTTGTGAAGAACAGCTACACGCAGCTCTTGAATGCGATCGCGGTTCATTTTGACGTGTTGAGGTTGATTCGTTTTAATTTTGAGTGGTTTTTTGTGAATACGAAGCCGACTATGATTCTTTCCTTGTTTACTTTGGCCGGTTCGTTTTGTATTTTCTTGTTTGCAAGGTTGCTCTCGAGGGATCGAAGACGAATAGGCTTTGATTATGCATTGTTTCTTTTGTTGTATTGGTTTTTGTTTGGGTTGTGGTGGGCTGTTGCCGTCTGGCGCAAAGTGTTTCGAATGCCAATCATGTGGAGTGAAAAGCAGGATTGA
- the endA gene encoding tRNA-intron lyase: MPAAKKKATTKKKTSKSSEKKENKETSKQTTKKKEPAKAHWAVHRVITENSDAARDLYHQNRFGSLLEDGKVQLSLLEALYLLEKGKLIILDGRNQPFTTERYLKRAIKEEPDFWVRYMVYKDIRNRGYIIKTALKFGADFRIYDRGVKPGEDHARWVVFPVHEGETLTWHEFAAKNRVAHSTKKRLMLGVVDDEGDVSYWEVRWMRP; encoded by the coding sequence ATGCCAGCAGCAAAAAAGAAAGCAACAACCAAGAAGAAAACAAGCAAGTCCTCCGAGAAAAAAGAAAACAAAGAAACAAGCAAACAAACCACGAAGAAAAAAGAACCTGCCAAGGCACACTGGGCCGTTCACAGAGTCATCACTGAGAACTCAGACGCCGCAAGAGACCTCTACCACCAAAACAGGTTCGGCTCCCTCCTCGAAGACGGAAAAGTGCAACTCAGCCTCCTTGAAGCACTCTACCTCCTCGAGAAAGGAAAACTCATCATTCTCGATGGCAGAAACCAACCATTCACCACCGAACGCTACCTCAAACGCGCCATCAAAGAAGAACCCGACTTTTGGGTACGCTACATGGTCTACAAAGACATTCGCAATAGAGGCTACATCATCAAGACCGCCCTCAAATTCGGCGCTGATTTTCGCATCTACGACCGCGGCGTCAAGCCAGGCGAGGACCACGCCAGATGGGTCGTCTTCCCCGTCCACGAAGGAGAAACCCTCACCTGGCACGAATTCGCCGCCAAAAACCGCGTAGCCCACAGCACCAAAAAACGCCTCATGCTCGGCGTCGTCGACGACGAAGGAGATGTAAGCTACTGGGAAGTGCGCTGGATGCGCCCATAA
- a CDS encoding DoxX family membrane protein yields MRKERIVSWSLRVLCAVILLQTLFFKFGGAEESRRIFSALGVEPWGRIVVGLFELVAAVLLFLPSMTWLGALFSAVLMAGAIFAHVTVLGVALQNVVKGGDGGLLFSLAVVVFFASLALFVLEWKEGRPKVFVEEHLLKR; encoded by the coding sequence ATGCGAAAGGAGCGTATTGTTTCGTGGTCGTTGCGGGTGTTGTGTGCAGTCATTTTGCTGCAAACGCTATTTTTTAAATTCGGCGGTGCAGAAGAGTCGCGAAGGATTTTTTCTGCGCTGGGAGTTGAACCGTGGGGGAGGATTGTAGTGGGGTTGTTCGAATTGGTTGCTGCCGTGCTTCTTTTCTTGCCTTCGATGACTTGGCTCGGTGCGCTGTTTTCAGCGGTTCTTATGGCCGGTGCAATCTTCGCGCACGTGACGGTACTGGGTGTAGCGTTGCAAAACGTTGTGAAGGGAGGGGACGGCGGCCTTCTCTTCTCGCTCGCGGTGGTTGTTTTTTTCGCCAGCCTCGCCTTATTTGTTCTTGAGTGGAAGGAGGGGAGGCCGAAGGTTTTCGTCGAAGAACACTTGCTAAAAAGATAA
- a CDS encoding Holliday junction resolvase — MSQKSRGIAAERALIHAFNSAGWVAFRAAGSGSIRYPCPDIIAGNNMRKLAIEVKRTTAKAQYFSKQEIKDLQFFSERFGAEAWVAIKFFRKEWVFLVPADLEEREKSFVASQRIASLRGLSFRELLGQEQGT; from the coding sequence ATGTCGCAAAAGTCCAGAGGCATTGCCGCTGAGCGGGCGCTCATTCACGCCTTTAACAGTGCAGGGTGGGTTGCGTTTCGCGCCGCGGGTTCTGGATCGATACGGTATCCTTGTCCTGACATTATTGCAGGGAACAATATGCGTAAGCTCGCCATTGAAGTGAAGCGGACCACTGCGAAGGCACAGTATTTTTCAAAACAAGAAATTAAGGATTTGCAGTTTTTTAGTGAGCGGTTCGGAGCAGAAGCATGGGTGGCGATTAAGTTTTTTCGCAAGGAGTGGGTTTTCTTAGTTCCTGCCGATCTAGAAGAGCGAGAGAAGTCGTTTGTTGCCTCTCAGCGCATTGCTTCTTTGAGAGGTTTGTCTTTTCGTGAACTGCTGGGTCAGGAGCAAGGGACGTGA
- the rnz gene encoding ribonuclease Z — translation MELHILGTSGMVPTKERNVQGLALVYKGEVLLFDCGEGTQRQMNIAGLNRTKVRKILISHWHGDHVAGLIGLLQTIGNSDNPQPVSLWGPPGTKKHMDHLVRSVIWDVKVDLAVHEIRPRCVSVFFENEDYALSSARLDHSAPCLGFRFEEKAKRRMLPEKLKKAGVRGRLIGELQRGKSVKIGGKDVHPDDVSLVKKGRSFALVADTRLCQSAVDLAGGADVLVCESSFDSSMQDKADERKHLTVRDACQIAQMSGVKRLVLTHFSQRYKSLKALEEEAKTLFPNVAMAHDFMVVRF, via the coding sequence ATGGAGTTGCACATTTTAGGAACCTCAGGCATGGTGCCCACGAAAGAGCGAAACGTCCAAGGTCTTGCCCTCGTTTACAAGGGAGAAGTGCTTTTGTTTGATTGCGGAGAGGGAACCCAGCGGCAGATGAACATTGCCGGGCTGAACAGAACGAAGGTGCGCAAGATCTTGATATCTCATTGGCATGGCGATCACGTAGCGGGGCTTATTGGTTTGCTGCAAACTATTGGTAATAGCGACAACCCACAGCCCGTTTCGTTGTGGGGGCCTCCGGGGACGAAGAAGCACATGGATCACTTGGTTCGATCGGTGATTTGGGATGTTAAAGTCGACCTTGCCGTGCATGAAATCAGGCCGCGCTGCGTGTCTGTCTTCTTTGAAAATGAAGACTATGCTCTTTCTTCTGCCCGTCTAGACCACAGCGCGCCATGTCTTGGCTTTCGTTTTGAAGAAAAAGCAAAGCGGCGTATGTTGCCTGAGAAGCTGAAAAAGGCGGGCGTGAGGGGTCGCTTGATTGGCGAATTGCAAAGGGGAAAATCGGTGAAGATTGGCGGCAAGGATGTTCATCCTGATGATGTTTCGCTTGTAAAAAAAGGCCGTTCCTTTGCCCTTGTTGCCGATACGCGTTTGTGCCAGTCTGCTGTTGACCTTGCAGGAGGAGCGGACGTGTTAGTGTGCGAGTCTAGTTTTGATTCGTCAATGCAGGACAAAGCTGATGAGCGCAAGCACTTAACGGTGAGAGACGCGTGTCAGATTGCGCAGATGAGCGGGGTGAAACGGTTGGTGCTCACGCATTTCAGTCAGCGGTATAAGTCGCTCAAGGCGTTGGAGGAGGAAGCAAAAACGTTGTTTCCGAACGTGGCGATGGCCCACGATTTTATGGTTGTTCGATTTTAA
- a CDS encoding TRAM domain-containing protein — protein MRNQRFDRPAAPVREGDELDVTIEAVGEKGDGIAKKEGFVLIVPGAKQGDSVKVKVTRVLKSLAFTEVLGPAEQRETKQEQQQPAQEEPEEDFDPQEHLDSENFGEEDAEDEKPATNEDVEDADEPEQSEQEKQDEAEDEEVPAPEDAEEKKE, from the coding sequence ATGCGAAACCAACGATTCGATAGACCAGCAGCTCCCGTCAGGGAGGGCGACGAGTTAGATGTAACGATAGAAGCAGTCGGCGAGAAAGGCGACGGCATAGCCAAAAAGGAAGGCTTTGTCCTCATCGTGCCGGGGGCCAAACAAGGCGACTCGGTCAAAGTCAAAGTCACGCGCGTTCTCAAGAGCTTAGCCTTCACAGAAGTACTCGGGCCTGCTGAACAACGCGAAACCAAGCAGGAACAGCAACAACCCGCACAAGAAGAGCCGGAAGAAGACTTCGACCCGCAGGAACACTTAGATAGTGAAAACTTCGGGGAAGAAGACGCTGAAGACGAAAAACCTGCCACCAACGAAGACGTTGAAGACGCAGACGAACCCGAGCAGTCTGAACAAGAAAAACAAGACGAGGCAGAAGACGAAGAAGTGCCCGCACCCGAAGACGCGGAAGAAAAAAAGGAGTGA
- the thpR gene encoding RNA 2',3'-cyclic phosphodiesterase, whose amino-acid sequence MRLFVAITLPKTVQQLLHNEQAKLASVEGAVLRYPQVKKAHLTLAFLGEKNKDELPTLISSLQRIHQEPFTLTTSHRGFFKRGGKPAVFWLGIVPSAQLSKLQNEVAQAVNLKEDRPFHPHLTLARAVVIKRHKGLHEWHGGRVKPLTFDVDAFHLFQSTLTPRGPEYLPLATFPLTKTRARKHTTQENGEDEQLQQQRL is encoded by the coding sequence ATGCGCCTCTTCGTAGCCATCACCCTACCAAAAACTGTTCAACAACTCCTACACAATGAACAAGCAAAGCTGGCCTCGGTAGAAGGGGCTGTTCTCCGCTACCCTCAAGTCAAAAAAGCACATCTCACGCTCGCCTTCCTCGGCGAGAAGAACAAGGACGAGCTACCAACGCTCATTTCTTCCCTGCAACGAATACATCAAGAACCCTTTACCCTCACCACGTCTCATCGAGGATTTTTCAAGCGAGGAGGCAAGCCGGCCGTTTTCTGGCTGGGCATCGTTCCGTCCGCCCAGCTCTCCAAGCTTCAAAATGAGGTGGCACAAGCAGTGAACCTCAAAGAAGACAGGCCCTTCCACCCCCACCTTACCTTAGCTCGCGCCGTTGTTATCAAGCGCCACAAGGGCCTTCACGAATGGCATGGAGGACGCGTCAAGCCGCTCACCTTCGACGTAGATGCGTTCCACCTCTTCCAAAGCACGCTCACGCCACGAGGTCCGGAATACCTCCCCCTCGCGACGTTCCCCCTCACCAAAACCCGAGCACGAAAACACACAACGCAAGAGAACGGCGAGGACGAGCAGCTGCAACAACAACGCTTATAA
- a CDS encoding AAA family ATPase, translated as MRNQSASREEEAMFSYSLSLSDLEEENKILKETVNQLRSELNRLKSPALLIAEFVKYVNEHAIIKVSNGNQFYVEIASNVKNLSPGDSVLVEQKNLTIVDKIRSPKKFNVESFVIVEKPKLSWKDIGGLAAQSEELKEVIELPLLKPELFRKVGIVPPKGVLLHGPPGTGKTLLAKAVAASTKSTFIEVVGSELVQKFIGEGAKLVKEIFQLAREKAPSIVFIDEIDALAAKRVDVGTSGEREVQRTFMQLLAEIDGFKNLGNVKVIGCTNRLDILDPAITRPGRLDRLIEVGTPDLEGVKEIFKIHAKNMRFKKNIDFKKVFSRLKGHSGAEIKAVVTEAGYFAIRNRRTVIAESDLLKAIQKVKREESAESSDYRRMFG; from the coding sequence ATGCGCAACCAGTCTGCATCACGCGAAGAGGAAGCTATGTTTTCTTACTCGCTTTCCTTGAGCGACTTAGAAGAGGAAAATAAGATTCTAAAAGAGACAGTAAACCAGCTCCGATCAGAGCTTAACCGCCTTAAGTCTCCGGCGCTTTTGATTGCAGAGTTCGTCAAGTATGTGAACGAGCACGCCATCATCAAAGTTTCCAACGGCAATCAGTTCTATGTTGAAATTGCTTCCAATGTGAAAAACCTCTCGCCTGGAGATTCTGTGCTTGTTGAACAGAAGAACTTGACCATTGTTGACAAGATTCGTTCTCCTAAGAAGTTTAATGTTGAGAGCTTCGTCATTGTTGAAAAGCCAAAACTGAGTTGGAAGGATATTGGCGGGCTTGCTGCGCAAAGCGAAGAGCTCAAAGAAGTTATTGAGCTTCCCTTGCTCAAGCCAGAATTGTTTCGCAAGGTAGGCATTGTCCCGCCAAAAGGCGTGCTCCTGCACGGCCCGCCCGGGACGGGGAAGACGTTGCTTGCTAAAGCTGTTGCTGCTTCTACGAAGTCTACGTTTATTGAAGTGGTTGGTTCGGAGCTGGTGCAGAAGTTCATTGGTGAAGGCGCGAAGCTGGTGAAGGAGATTTTTCAGCTGGCGCGTGAGAAGGCGCCGAGCATCGTATTCATTGATGAGATTGACGCGTTGGCTGCGAAGCGCGTTGATGTGGGTACGTCAGGGGAGCGCGAGGTGCAACGGACGTTCATGCAACTCTTGGCAGAGATTGATGGCTTCAAGAACTTGGGGAATGTGAAGGTCATTGGGTGTACAAACCGGCTTGACATCCTCGACCCTGCTATCACCCGTCCTGGAAGGCTTGATCGGCTCATCGAGGTTGGCACGCCGGACTTGGAGGGTGTGAAAGAGATTTTCAAGATTCACGCTAAAAACATGCGTTTCAAGAAAAACATTGATTTCAAGAAGGTGTTTTCTAGGTTGAAAGGGCATTCGGGCGCCGAAATTAAAGCAGTGGTGACAGAAGCTGGTTACTTCGCAATCAGGAACAGGCGCACGGTTATTGCTGAAAGTGACTTGCTGAAAGCCATCCAAAAAGTGAAGCGAGAAGAGAGTGCTGAAAGCAGCGATTATCGACGCATGTTTGGATGA
- a CDS encoding 30S ribosomal protein S2, translated as MTDQELLIPNEEYLKSGIQIGTKFKTKHMNNFIYKTRPDGLSVLNITEIDKRIRLAANLLSHYAPEDIMVVCRRENGWKPVKRFGELTGCHYFAGRYPPGLLTNPNLKIFREVKIILVADTWPDRNAVKDALKTGVPVIALCDTNNQVNNVDLVVPCNNKGKKSLGLVFWLLCKLYMEQRGLIQKGAFNYPVEEFTEE; from the coding sequence ATGACCGACCAAGAACTCCTCATCCCCAACGAAGAATACCTCAAGAGCGGCATACAAATAGGCACGAAGTTCAAAACAAAACACATGAACAACTTCATCTATAAAACCCGTCCTGACGGCCTCTCAGTCCTCAACATCACCGAAATTGACAAGCGCATCCGCCTCGCAGCAAACCTCCTCTCCCACTACGCACCCGAAGACATCATGGTCGTTTGCAGAAGAGAAAACGGCTGGAAGCCAGTCAAGCGGTTCGGCGAACTCACCGGCTGCCACTACTTTGCAGGCCGCTACCCCCCCGGCCTCCTCACGAACCCCAACCTCAAAATATTCCGTGAAGTCAAAATCATTCTCGTCGCGGACACGTGGCCGGACAGAAACGCCGTCAAGGACGCCCTTAAGACCGGCGTCCCTGTTATTGCCCTGTGCGACACGAATAATCAAGTCAACAACGTCGACCTCGTCGTTCCCTGCAATAACAAAGGCAAAAAAAGTCTGGGCCTCGTCTTTTGGCTGCTGTGCAAGCTGTACATGGAACAGCGAGGGCTCATCCAAAAAGGCGCGTTCAACTACCCTGTTGAGGAGTTCACTGAGGAATAG
- a CDS encoding flap endonuclease-1 translates to MGTNITPLLTPTPITLEELAGKQLAIDAHNIIYQFLTTIRMRDGTPLRDSKGNITSHLIGLFNRTATLIEKNILPVFVFDGKPPELKQEEIRRRRALKEAAAAAFEEAKASEDVEAMAKYAGRTTKLTPDLISEAKKLLSSMGVPSIDAPSEGEAQAAYLVKNGDAYAVVSQDADALLFGAPRLIKNLNIAGKRKQVGKHIYQTTHPELVTLTQTLNHLQITQDQLIALGILVGTDYCPGGAKGIGPKKALALLRKHGTNFEAAFKEAKWEEQTNIPWKEIFKLFKQPAITTQYTIKREKPNPVRIRNLLVQEHDFSPERVEHTIKKLENSRILNQKGLADYF, encoded by the coding sequence ATGGGAACAAACATCACACCTCTCCTCACCCCTACACCAATAACCCTCGAAGAACTAGCAGGCAAGCAACTCGCTATCGACGCCCACAACATCATCTACCAATTCCTCACGACCATACGCATGCGCGACGGGACACCTCTGCGCGACAGCAAGGGCAATATCACCAGCCATCTCATCGGCCTTTTCAACCGCACCGCGACACTCATCGAAAAAAACATACTCCCCGTCTTCGTTTTTGACGGAAAACCGCCAGAGCTCAAACAAGAGGAAATCAGAAGAAGAAGAGCGCTCAAGGAAGCAGCCGCCGCCGCCTTTGAAGAAGCGAAAGCAAGCGAAGACGTTGAAGCCATGGCCAAGTATGCAGGCAGAACGACGAAACTCACGCCAGACCTTATCTCAGAAGCCAAAAAACTCCTCTCAAGCATGGGCGTTCCATCCATTGATGCACCAAGCGAAGGAGAAGCTCAAGCGGCCTACCTCGTCAAGAACGGAGACGCCTACGCAGTCGTTTCCCAAGATGCAGACGCACTCCTCTTTGGAGCGCCCCGCCTCATCAAAAACCTTAACATCGCAGGAAAACGAAAACAAGTCGGCAAACACATCTATCAAACCACCCACCCTGAACTCGTGACATTAACTCAGACGCTGAACCACTTACAAATCACCCAAGATCAACTCATCGCCCTTGGCATCCTCGTCGGAACAGACTACTGCCCGGGAGGCGCAAAAGGCATCGGCCCCAAAAAAGCACTCGCCCTCCTCCGCAAACACGGCACCAACTTTGAAGCCGCCTTCAAAGAAGCCAAATGGGAAGAACAAACAAACATCCCCTGGAAAGAAATATTCAAGCTCTTCAAACAACCCGCCATCACAACCCAGTACACCATCAAGAGAGAAAAGCCGAACCCGGTCCGCATTCGAAATCTTCTCGTGCAAGAACACGACTTCTCACCGGAACGCGTCGAACACACGATCAAAAAACTAGAAAACTCCCGCATTCTCAACCAAAAAGGCCTCGCAGACTACTTTTAA